GTGTTGATTTCCTCATCGCGACACAAGCATATAACGGCGCCGCCAAAGCCACCGCCAGTCATGCGCACAGCACCTTTGCCATCGAGTGCTCGACTAATCATATCGACAAGGCCATCAGTCGCAGGCACAGTCACTTCGAAGTTATCACGTAGCGATTGGTGAGAGGCCGCAAGTAAATCGCGCAATGCACTCATATCGTTATTTGCTAACGCATGAACGGTATCAATAACCCGCTGATTTTCACTGAGGACATGAAATGCACGTTTATATTCATTGTCGGTTAGTGCTGGCTTAGTGCTTTCAAGCAGTGTTAAATCTGCTTGGCGCAGCGAGCTTACCTGCATTTTTGCCGCTGCCCCTTCACAGTCTAAACGGCGTTGGTTGTATTCACTTTCTACCAACTTACGTGGATAGTTAGAATTCACTATCACTAAATTTAAATCGCTTGGAATACTGACTTTTTCTGTGCTGAGATCGTCACAGTCTATTTTCAATGCATGGCCAGGGGCCGCTTGCGCCGAAATTAGCTGGTCCATAATGCCACATTGACAGTGCATAAACTCGTTTTCTGCTTGCTGGCCAATTAGGGCAATGGTTTTGGTGTCGATACCTAAGCCGAATGCTTGGTTAAGTGCCCCAGCAATCGAGACTTCAAGCGCTGCTGACGAGGATAGA
The nucleotide sequence above comes from Thalassotalea euphylliae. Encoded proteins:
- the galK gene encoding galactokinase — translated: MNNNQFTADFQQLFGHPAQGLAIAPGRVNLIGEFTDYNLGYVLPCALNFSTQVLFKKRDDNQVIVYSNNYPSEQDSFAVDDTISQGNSQWGNYIRAVVYVLKKRGYPLGGIELLISSDVPQGAGLSSSAALEVSIAGALNQAFGLGIDTKTIALIGQQAENEFMHCQCGIMDQLISAQAAPGHALKIDCDDLSTEKVSIPSDLNLVIVNSNYPRKLVESEYNQRRLDCEGAAAKMQVSSLRQADLTLLESTKPALTDNEYKRAFHVLSENQRVIDTVHALANNDMSALRDLLAASHQSLRDNFEVTVPATDGLVDMISRALDGKGAVRMTGGGFGGAVICLCRDEEINTVKSAVEREYQAKFDLTADIFVCQAGTGLQVTEIA